The segment ttaaccTCTTCATCTCTCgtaattttttcctcctctttctatctttttctttctctccctctctgtctcttcctctctcttttaaccttccatccttccttccttccttccttccttccttccttccttccttccttccttccttccttccttccttccttccttccttccttccgaaGCAGACCTAGACAGCTTTCCTTTTGTGAAAACAAAAAGGCTTACAACTTAGGGTGAAAATGCTTGTGACTAAAATCCACAAGTAGCTGACATTCTCTGCTACTTCTCTGAGAGTACTTATGTGAATCTCCTGCTGAGTGAGTATAGAATTTTCTTTGCTTTGCCCTAGCAATAACAAGGATTCATGGGGATATTTAGCGTGTCCTTTGAGATCAGAGACCCAGAAGAATTTGTCTGGACTTCTCTGGGAATCACTTATGCTTAAAGGGACACCTAGAGAATTGTGGAGTGCCTTGTACCACAAAGGACACTTTTTGTACAGACCCTAATTGGATGATCTTATGCCTTGAGGGAATCACTGGAAGTGTTTCTACTCAtgacaattttctcattttgagaaTCCTTGTCAGGGAAATTCTTTTATAGTTTGGAAACAGTCCTGTGAACCAGGTTTTTGACTGACGCAGAAGCCAGTTTTCTTTGTCATTGCTCTTTCATTTGCTTGTGAGTTGAGAAAGACCTTGCAAGGTTAAGGTAAAATAGGCCAATGTATTATGGAattttgtgaaatgttttattttgttgagtgtataaaacttttcttttcgTCTTTTCATGCAGGATTCTATATAATATTGAAATATTGGGTGTTTCGAGACTTTCCTGAATAGTTCTGGGGAAATATCAAAATGTATCTTGGGGAGGATATAAATAAAtccattttgttctttatttgtcatttttctttggatGCTTCCCACATGAGCCAATTGCAAAAGCTGGTTCCATTCATTGTCTTCTTAGCTTCCCTAATTGGTACAAAAAGACTTAATTGCTTAAAAGGGGAGGACTTCAGTAATCTCTGCAATGTTCCCCTCCATTATCCAGCCTGACAGGTAGTTCCCTTTGATTTAGTGAGTTTAGCTAGACTGATAAAGATCTATCTCTTCACTATCTGCTATACCTCTTTAACAAGCACACTTTCTTTATCTTTGCATTATCAACTGAAATCCGATGATCTCTTCCACTTCGAGTGGGAGAGTGGCACAATGCCCCCTGTGAGCTGAAAAACTGGCATAAAatattttggccctcccttcatgcTGGAGatgtgtgaattttttttctttcatggggTATTTACAggaccttattgtaaaatttgggttttGTATGTGGCCATTGACTTTGTGTCTGCTGGCCTTGATGTGTTATCTGCAGCTTTTGCAATTCTcctaaaaaattctcatttaatatCTTATACTGACCTACAATTTATTGAAACTGCAATCAAAAAAGTCGTGATGTGGAAGGCACAACTCTACAATGAGcagccttcttttttctttgccttacGTAATCTATAAGCACTTCTAGGTGAATTGTGAATGACATATATTTCCATCAACTACTGGTGAGGTATGTCATATTCTATGTGTAATATAGCCTGTTTCTCTTATTTGTGCTGGCTTATTGTCATTTGCTTGTCAAACCAATAGAAAATTCATGTTAAGAGAAGCAAGTGAAAGGACGTTGCTTATACTGCTCCAGAGACCACAGAGGACTGTTCTGAATTTGGAATAAggtttatgttaaaaaaaatacactccAACCTATTAGCCATGGATGGCAAATTTCAACCAGAGGGACATGTGTATTGAGGGTTGTCCGGGAATGCCCAGATCAGCCAATATGGAGGCCCCTTCACCATCTACAGGATGGGTAGGGATAGCCTTCTTTGATTGGCTGCTTTCTGGAAAAGGCTCTGACATACAATTTGGCCAGAGTGAAACATATTCTTTTTCCTGTATGTTATTTTCTATGCACTCTTTCTTACTGTGTTGAGAGGGTGGAGATCACAGTTTCCCTACAAAGTGGGTGTCATGAAATGAACTGTGAGAGAAGAAGGACTTTCATCTCCCACTTTCCTTCTTTTACTCTGGCTTAGGCAAATGGGATGGGAGGGTGGGAGTGTTTGTTTGTGTTCTCTTCCATTTATCCTTTTCAATTTTCGTGATCCTGACAGAACTTGGGTGTTTGAACCATGATGATCTTAGAAGCAAGATTCCAGGTAGGATGTTGCAGTCAGCTAGTTTTGATGTGCCTAGGACTGGAGGTCAAATGGGAATGAGGCTTTAATCTTGGAATGGGGCTCTATAAGACTGGAGCTAAGATATATATCTAACCCCCTCCCCTTCCATAGTGTCTGAGGTGGTATAGAGTAgaaggttttgtgtgtgtgtgtgtgtgtgtgtgtgtgtgtgtgtgtgtgaagattaCCTTCCTCATGTTGAAGTGTTGGAGTAAAATGTCTGAATAGTTGTGATTATTCCGTTTGaggtaaatatttctttataaaaccTAACAGCTCTTAGTGGCTAAATGGTACTGAGGCACAGTGGGGAACACCAAATTCCAAATGTTTGGAGCCATTTGCAAAGAGTCTGCGTATCCCTAAGCCTCTTAAATGTATTGAAGAACTCTGGGCTAGAGAGGTCAAATATGACATACTTGACCTTTTGGCAGTGAGGGTCAGGGTAGTCTGTGTTATATCAAAATGCCTTTAATTCCTCAGACTCCACCTGTAGTTTCAGGACTTTCTCAAAACCATCCCCTGTattcttgtttctctctctctttctctctcccccccttcaaTTTTGGAATAGATTGAAGTATGAATGTTGAGTACCttctttttgtttacatgtagCATGTGGAAACACGTAACTGTCTTTTTATTAGTTTCTGCCTGTGTCTATTATATGCCTGCATTTGTGTGGGTGTGAAGGAGCTGGGTAACTGAGGTTTCCGATTTGAATTGATTGGGACAGGACagatatttctaaagaaatttcCCTCCCTGAATTGCAGGAATGCCCACTTAACCCTCTGTCCAGTGTCCTCTCTTTGCAGTAGTTCCTTGAGTAAAGACACACAGCAGTTTTGATGCTCCAGTTTAATAGTTTAGATTCATGAATCTATACTTTTTTGGTGATTTcctttaaggaattcttttaaGGAATGATTCCTACAGGTTTGCGTCTTCAAAActtaaaaggaaagggaaagcttTTGATTAGGTCATCCACTTTTTTGCTGACTTTATCTAGAAAGCAagataaatgaaatgagattacAGCCTTGAGGTGAAGCTGAGGAATTTAGGGCCACCCTGGGAATCCCAGACTTTCCCTTTCACTGGGCCCATCCATCCTCCTGTAACACACTGAGCCCAGGGATGGGGGTAGAGGCCTACAGCTGTTGCCAGAATGATGCAGACTGGACATACTAAGGGGCAAGGGAGATGTCCTCTTGCTCTGCAGGTTAAACTGCAGAAAGGGAGTAGATTTCAAGAAtcattttagaattggaaaggatctaTTCTCCTTGCAGTTCCTCACTCATGTTCCTTCATTTCTTACCTCTCTGCATCTGCCCTGGCCTCCCTACATGCCTAGAAAGCTCTGCcctctttcctgctttccttctggaCTCAGTTCAGATCCTAGCTATGCATGAAGCCTTATGTGCTATCCCCAGTTCCATATCTCTTCCAGATTACTTTCacatcatctctctctgtcttgtatTTACCTAGATAGTTATATGTTTTCTCCATTCAAATATATGCTCCTTAATGGCAGGGACTGTGACGttattgattgtttttgttttccatcatatctccagtgcttagcccagtgcctgggcACACGAGAcctgcttaatcaatgtttgttgattgattgactgaccgTGGGGATGTCTGAAAGCTAATGTTATGCAGAGACCAACAAAGAAAAGGCTTAGCTATCCTCACCCTCGAAAATAGGTTCATTCCTTTTGCTTAGGTTTGGAGAATGGATTATTCATATTAGGGGATGAAGATGAGGGTTACAGGCCTTGGAAGGGAATCATTTAGGGGTTCATTCTGGGGCCTACCTTGGCATATACTCACCCCTAATATGTTGACCTTTCGTTATGAGTCTTCCAATCAATCCTGGACCTGAGAATTAGTTGGTACTCTGTTAGTAGAGTTGTCCATTCATGGATGACAGAAGTTCCCAAACCTTTCTCCTCAACGCCCCTCCTCCATGAGAACCTACTCAAGCATGACGTCTTTAAGGTGAGCAAAGCCCTCTTTCAGAGTGATCACTGCAGATCCCCCAATCTATTTTgtaacatgaggaaactgaggctcagagaaattaaacaaTTTCCCCAACATCACTCACCTAGTAATTGTGGGATTTAAAAACatacttcctgactctaaatggAGTCATCGggcttcctctttctcccaacaCATGCCCCAAACATAAGCCCACAAACTATCAGTAATATCTGAGAGTATTGCTGCCCTACTCCACCCTAGAGTACATGCATGACTGTGTGTATGTAGGGTCATACACAGAGGCAAATGAACAAGAGACACCAGTTCAGGATAGAGCTAGATACTCACGTTTAGTGGTTGATTTTGTTGACTGCTGGGTAGCTGCAGTTGTCTTTGGAGAGACAGTGGTGGTCTGTGAAGCCGTTGTGTGTGAGGCTGTTGTCTCTGGAGAGGCTGTTGTGTCTGCAGCAGTTGTCTCTGGAGAGGCTGTTGTGTCTGCAGCAGTTGTCTCTGGAGAGGCTGTTGTGTCTGCAGCAGTTGTCTCTGGAGAGGCTGTTGTGTCTGCAGCAGTTGTCTCTGGAGAGGCTGTTGTGTCTGCAGCAGTTGTCTCTGGAGAGGCTGTTGTGTCTGCAGCAGTTGTCTCTGGAGAGGCTGTTGTGTCTGCCGCAGTTGTCTCTGGAGAGGCTGTTGTGTCTGCCGCAGTTGTCTCTGGAGAGGCTGTTGTGTCTGCCGCAGTTGTCTCTGGAGAGGCTGTTGTGTCTGCCGCAGTTGTCTCTGGAGAGGCTGTTGTGTCTGCCGCAGTTGTCTCTGGAGAGGCTGTTGTGTCTGCAGCAGTTGTCTCTGGAGAGGCTGTTGTCTCTGGGCCTGATGTAATAGAATCTTGTCCAGCTGCAAAGTCAGTTTTTAAGATACTTAAATTCTCCCCACCTTGAGGTGAGGACTGAAAGGCATCTGGGCAGTAGCCAGGCTGTAAAAGGTAATAAAGAGGCTCTCCCTGGGGCCTGAGTTTTGGGGGCCTTCTCCAGGAGGAGAGGAACTGCTTGGACAGAGCAGCAGCCTGTTCTTTTAGGGAAAGAATTATCTTCTTTGTAGGAACAGGGAGTACAGGCACACCTCTGCAATACTTCTGGTTTAGTTTCAGACCACCAAAATAAAGTGAGTATTGCAATAAAATGAGTCACATgacttttttatttcctagtgcatataaaaattatgtttacactatgatacatttatgtgtatatatgccttaattaaattttttgttttttagtcatttttcacttgtatctgactttgtgagtccatttggggttttcttggcaaagatactggagtggtttgccattttcttttctagcccattttacagttgacaaaACCAAGGCAAATGAAAAAATCATGCCTAGGCtctcacagctagcaagtgtctgaggttttcctgactccaaccctggcactctatccatggcaccagctagctgccccactacaaaaatactttattgctaaaaaatgctaagcATCATGTGAACCTTCAGTAAGTTATAATCTTTTTTGCTGCTGAAGGGGCTTGTCTCcttgttgatggctgctgacctAATCAGTATAGTGGTTGCTGAAAgttggggtggctgtggcaaatttacaaaataaggtaacaatgaagtttgccacgTTGATTGAATTTTCCTTTCACATAAAGACTTAGAGGCCATTATAGAGTTATTAACTGGCCTTTCGTTGGAAAGATGCTGTAGtgttttgccatttacttctctgactcatttacaaataaggaaattgaggcaaatggggttaaatgacttgtccaggatcatacaactagtaagtgctgGAGGTCACATTTgtacttagatcttcctgactccagacctaactctctatcccctgtgccaccacTGTCCTTGAGGACTTTAAGACAGCTCTTTGAGACTAATTTTCAGAAAAGGTGCTAACAACCTTCATTTGTAGAGGATATTTCCACACCCACGGGGTTTCCTTTTAAGCAATACCTTTTCATGGCAGTATTAAGATATCTACAAATGGTCCTCACTACCATTCATTGCAGAATTTGGATTTCTCCTGCTAGCTTTGAGGATGGATGAGAAACTGAGCTCCAGAACATATGTCATCTTATGCTTTGTATTGTCTTAGAAGCCATCAGATTGTCGGAGAATAAAAAAGCATGataatagaaatattttatttcttgcttATTATCTATCTCAATCATGTCTATTCTACGGGATAGAGACCCCTGTCTCTGCATCTGTGACTCTTCATGCAGGGAACTCCTTGTTgcagcatctctctctctctctttctccctgtcctgtcttgtctctctgcctcttttctctttctctgtgtctcttttctctctctctgactctctcttcttcgctttctttctctatttccctctctctttctctcttttttctttctctctttttctccatcttcctacctctacctctttctttatttctctccctctttctttctctcctctattcattcttctctctttctcttttcccttcctctctctttcattgtctgtctctttctctctctttttctcaatgTAGGTCAAGCCTTTCCTGGGAACAGGAGAAAGAGACAACATATATTCTTAGAGCATTGCCCAaagcattgagagattaagtgatttgcctggggttaTTTGCCCTGGTCTTTTTAACCTTCCTCTCAGTCATCTAGACCCAACAGAGCTCTGCCAGGCTTAGAGAACTCTTATGAAGTGGGAAgatccctttccccctacttgtTGGGCTCATTCCACATCTCTATCCACTTACATCTCTCCTCTTGATATCCTTCCTTCCAAATACATCTTTCTTTCAAGGCTTTGCTTGGCATCTCTTTCACAAGGACAGCTAGCTTATCAAACTCTTTATTCTAATATGCTTATGGGACTTGATGTAGGAATATCCCACCAAGGGCCTTCAGGAGACAAGGAATAATTATGTTTGGGTTTTTTGATTCTAGGATTGTGTCaatatataaattcataaaatgtGGCAAGGAGGAGGTTGGTATAAAATCTCTCTGACATCATTtgaaacatgtgtatatatacatgtatttcaGCATAGAATATTGCCAATTATAATTAGATTTCAATAAGTTAGATGCATATAATTTAATATCCATATTTTGCTATGAAATGGAATGTAGCCATTAAAATAAAACGAATTCTAAGGCTTTTCTGtaaatgattcttttcttttaacagGCTGTTGACTCCTAACCTAACAGGTTAATTAAAGACCCCAATTTGAAAGGTTGCTAGGGGCAACCATGAATAGAGTGacagttttggagtcagaaagattcatcttctgtagttccagtctggcctcagacacttactaactgttgactctgggcaagtcacttgtttgtctatttccttatctataaaataagctggaaaaagaaatggcaaatcacttcagtatctatGCCAATAAATCCCCTACTGGGGTCACGAGGAGACAAAAATTTCTgacaaatgactgaataacatttCAATCTCACTTTCTGTGAATCAGTGATTGGTCTTAGGGAAGGTTAACATGACCTCCAGATGGCTAACTGTCCTATTTCATAGTGGAAGTGGGCAAAACAGGACTTATATCCTGCTTGGAGTCCTAGACATTTACTGAGGGATAGACTGGGGAACACGGTCATACTCACCAGCTCCCATGAGAACTACAGCCAGAGTAGTCATGAGGAGAAGAATTGGGAACTTCATTTTGCTGAGGAAATATGAAGAGGTTTCTTCAGGATAAGGGGGAAATGTTGATGGAGCCGCCTGTCTGCCAGGGAGGTTATAAAGATTTCAAAGGCCAATGGAAATTGAGACAGGTGTGTACCCTCCTTCCTCTATAAGCTCCCTAATTCCCTCCCCTTCCATCTGCCTAAAGCCATTTGCCAAGTCAACAAGGATTGGTTAGGAGGAGATGCCTAATTTCTTGGCAAGGAGATCATGGCCAACATTGGTAGCAATTGTTATCCTTTTTATGAGGTTTCCAGTTATGGCTTTGTTCAAAACTTGCATCTGGGGTGAGTGCCTACCTGAGTAACTAGGTCTAAGGGCACTGGATGAGAGAGACCTCCTACTCATTTAGCATTTTCCCTGGCCTCCAGAAACATTCTGGTTATTGTTCAAAAAGTGGGCTTTGGGATCCTGAGAAACAAATTCACCTAATAGATTTATTTTagtttaaaaggaataacaactTGTACATAATGTATTCTAACTTTCatatgtaatcatctttttaattatactatgatatgaaaatttattcctcagattaaaaataaaataaaaacattagaaataaaaattaaattgaattaatttaattgttaaaaaaagTCTTACAAGGCAAAAAGGATCATGTCTGGTTTTAGGGTGTTCAGCAGTTCCACAGTCCTGTCCTGCTAAGAGAAGACATAAATATTCCCTTGAACTCTGTTCCTTGAGCACAAGAGAGGTTGGGCATTATTTGAGGGAGATTCCTATTTTGGGAATTCCCTCTTTTTTACCCTATACACCAATTGAACTTGACTTCATTCACCATTTATTTTAAGTAGTTCATGAAGTTCATTATTGAATGTCAGTTTTAACCTGGGGAGCTGAAAAGACATCTTGGGAAGGAGTCTTCTACTTGTACAGGGCGGTAGTGTCAGAGATGTTGAGAACACACAGATCACTTTAGATGTGCTATGGTTCTGGGGTTATACCTTTTCTTCTATTAAGTCCAATCAGTCAGCCAagtgtcaacaagcatttattaattattatgtgctgggcactaacttaagtgctagggatacaatgaaagaCACAACAGGCCTTGCTCAAGCAGCCCACATTTTCCCTTGAAACCTTGGAAGTCTCTCTAAGGAGAGTTCATGTCAGGTGGGAAAGCTCAAAAGTATAGATGAGACTGGCACCACAAAATTCTGGACAAGGAGAAACACAAACTTCTttgttaagaaaaacaaaagaaggccTCAAGGAGAGTAAAAGAAATTGACTCTGCCTCAGTCCAGTTACTGGAGCCATTGAATATGAGCAAACTGATTTAGAAAagtagcaggatacaaaataaacctacaaaaAAGATTAGCATTCCTATGAACTACTAACAACAtccaaaataaaaagacaaaaagagaaattccattagaaaaaagtacaaaatgcTTGACTATCTGGGTGTTAGCCTGCCCAGATATATGGAAAATTCTTGCAAATAAGCACAAAATACTCTTTACACATATAAAGGAAGACAAGGGAAGAAGTCTTCAATGTGCATGGTTGGATCATGTAATTGTAATAAAAATGGAGATACTATAGATTTCACACTGTAACAATCAAAATGAAGTTAATACTTTATAG is part of the Notamacropus eugenii isolate mMacEug1 chromosome 3, mMacEug1.pri_v2, whole genome shotgun sequence genome and harbors:
- the LOC140531974 gene encoding uncharacterized protein translates to MTTLAVVLMGAEQAAALSKQFLSSWRRPPKLRPQGEPLYYLLQPGYCPDAFQSSPQGGENLSILKTDFAAGQDSITSGPETTASPETTAADTTASPETTAADTTASPETTAADTTASPETTAADTTASPETTAADTTASPETTAADTTASPETTAADTTASPETTAADTTASPETTAADTTASPETTAADTTASPETTAADTTASPETTAADTTASPETTASHTTASQTTTVSPKTTAATQQSTKSTTKRPGLIGRLITKGQHIRDKVSKKVDDLIKSFPFPFKF